CTGGACCACGGGGGGCTGAGCGAACAGGTCGCCGCCGAGGGCAACGTGCGGCTGGCCGCGGAGATCAAGGAAGTGGGGGCGGCCGGCGCGATCGTCTTCGCGTGGATGGACGAGTGGTTCAAGCGCAATTGGTTTGCGATGGAGTTCGAGCATCCCGCCGAGCGCGCGCGGCTCTGGCACAACATGATGAGCCCGGAGCAGCACTACGGACTGCTCGCCTTGCGGCCGGGGGCCGAAGGCACGACGCCGCTGCCCGGTGGCGATCCCGCGCGTTGGCGCGCATTGCCGGCCCTGCAGGGTGGCCGGCTGCTCGGGCGCGACTCGGTCACGCTGCGCGTGGGCCACGACGAGGGTTTCGTGTACCTCGCGCTCGAGGCGGCCTCGTGGCGTGGCCGCCCGTTTCCCTGGGACTCGGTCAACCTCCAGCTCGCCATCGACACGTACCGTGCCGATCTTGGCCAGAAGATCCTGCCGACGAGCGGGCTTCGCTCCGCTGCGGGTTTCGAGTTCCTGCTGGACCTCCGCAGTCCTGCCGATGCCCAGCTGCAGGTGGTGCCCGACTACAACCCCTACAAGCCGGCACGCCTGGTCGAGGGTGGGGCGTACTTCGGCGAGCACTTCCGCCGCCCCATCCACTCCGTCTCGCGTCTCGACGGTGTGTTCGACACGCTCTTCGCGCTCACGAATCGGCCGCGTTTCACGGACAAGGGTGAGTTGATCCGTGGGCAGGGCCGCAACATCGGACGCTTGGTCTACGCTCGCGCCGCCGACAACTCGCTGGCCGACTGGTGGTACGACCAGGCGGCGGGGATCATCCAGATCCGCTTGCCCTGGGGGATGCTGAACGTGAGCGATCCCTCGTCGCGCAGCATCCTGTTCGAGACGGACGCGATGCAGACGCTGGGCCTGAAGCCCGATGCCCCCGCGTCGCGGCTGACGGGCTTGCCCAGCGACGGTTTCCGCTTCGCGGTAGTGGCGTTGCGGCCGGGGCCCGACCTGCTCGGCACGATCCCGGCACTCGACGACTACGGCAACTGGCCGAGTGCGCAGTTCACGACCTGGACCTGGCAGGGTTGGGAGGAGCCAACCTGGCACGCGTATCTCAAGCCCGCGTATTTCGCGCTGCAACGGCTATGGGCCGATCCGTGATGCGCGCCTTGGCCCTCGGACTGCTCCTGTCGCTCGCGGTGGGCGGGACGTCGCGCGACGCGGCCGCGCAGGTCGCCGTGGGCGACTCGCTCTGGCGCCTGGGTCGGGTCGACGAGGCCGCGGCGGCGTATCGCAAGGCGCTTGAGCAGGACCGCAACGCGGTGCGTGCCAACTTCCGGATTGCCCAGACGCTGGCGTGGAGCAGCAACATCGATTCGGCGCTCGTGCTGCTGCGCGCGGCACGCGAGCGTGTTCCGGACGATCCGGACCTGCTCTTCACCGAGGCCACCTACCTCTCCTGGGCGCGGCGCTTTCCCGAGTCCCTGCTGCGGTTCGACTCGTTGATCGTGGCGCATCCGGAGCCGGACTTCGACTACGTGCGCGTGGCGCGCGCGAGGGTGCTGTCCTGGGATGGCCGCCTGCGCGAGGCCGAGGAAGGCTATCGCGAGGTGCTGGCGCGGCAGCCGGAGGATCGCGACGCACGATTCGGGCTTGGACAGGTGCGCGCCTGGTCCGCGGATCTGGAGTCCGCGGCCGAGCAGTTCGAGCGCCTGCTCGCCGACGATCCGAACGAGGTGCGGGTGCTGGTCGCCCTCGGTCAGGTGCGCCTCTGGGAGACGCGGTTGGCCTCGGCCTCGCGGCTGGCGGACCGTGCCGCGGCGCAGGACAGCGGCGACGCCGACCTGCGCAGCCTGCGTCAGGCCATCGCCCGGCAGCGGGGCCTGCGCGTGGACGCCGGGCAGTACTGGAGCGAGGACAGCGATCGCAACCGCAACCAATGGCAGACGTTGGCCGCGCGCACGGTCGTCGGTGATGGCATGCGCCTCGGAGCCTCGCTGGGCCTGCTTGGCGCGACGGATCCGCTGCGCACGGCGCGCCGCGTGCTCGGCGAGCTGTCGCTGGGATTGCCGCTCGGGCGTGGGGCGGCGACCGCGACCCTCGGTGCACGAGTGCTCGACCCGCCGCCGCTGACGCCCGGCGGCCCGGCGCCTCCCTCGCGCACGGTGCTTACCGGGCGCGTCGGGCTGCAGCAGCGCGTTGGGGCCGGTCTCACGCTGGGCGCGGCGTTCGCCCGCTGGCCGTTCGATGAAATCGCTGCGCTGGTCCCCCTAGAGCTGGATATCGACCAGTGGGAAGTCACGGCCGACTGGCGCGCGACGGGAAAGCTCAACTTCACAGGGATGCTCGGCGGCCTTGGGTACAGCGACGGGAATCGCCGGACCTCGTGGGCGGCCCGCGGTACGCGGCGGTTCGCGCGCGGCGTCTCGCTTGGGGCCTTCGTGAGCGGCTTTGCATTTGCCGAGCGCAACACGCGCTATTTCTCGCCGCCGGGATTTGTCGCGGCGGAGCTGACAGCGGGCTGGTCGCACGACGGTCCGCGCTGGAGCGCCGCGGTGAATGGCGGCCTCGGCGGCCAGCGGATCGACACCCTGTCCATACAGTCGCAGTGGCATCTCGACGGGCGTGTGGCCCGCCAGTGGGGCTCGCGATGGGCGCTGGAGTTGGTGGCCGGCCGTAGCACCAGCGCGGCCGCCTCCGCTGTCGGCGCCTATGCGTACTCGACCCTCGGGCTCAACCTGCGGCGGACCTTCTGAGGCGGTCTGCCTAGCGCCCGAGCACGTGCAGCAACTCACCCGCCAGTGTCAGCGGATCGAACGGCTTCGTGAGGCAGGCGACCGCGCCGAGCTCGATGGCTGAGTCCTGTTCGCCGCGCTGCGCACGCGCGGTGAGGAAGACCACCGGGATGTCGCGCGTCTCGGGGTCCGCCTTCAGGAGACGACAGGTCTCGTAGCCGTCGAGGTTCGGCATCATCGCGTCCAACAGGATGGCGTCGGGCCGGCGATCCTTGACGCAGGCTAGGAGCTCCGTGCCCGATGGCAGCACCTCGGCCTCGATGCTAGGCTCGAGACTGAGGGCGAGCTCGAGGATGGTCCGGATGTCCGGTTCGTCGTCCGCACAAAGAAGCCGCATGGTGCGGGAATGATCGCTCCAGAGCGGAGCCCGTCGCAACGGGCGCCTTGCCTCCCTAACTTTCACCGATGCCCGCGCCGAAGGATCTCACGGACGTTCTCGCCCAGCTCCGCGAGCGCTATCTGGCGTCCAGCGCGCCGACGATTCGGGCGTTCGACGACCTCGCCGCGCAGCTGGAGCGGACACCGGACGCGGCGGAGGTCGTGCAGGCGCTGCGGCGCGAGTTGCATCGCGTGCGCGGCACCGCCGGCAGTTACGGGTTTCACGAGACGAGTCGACTGGCGGCAGCGTTGGAGCCGGTGGCGGTGCGTTGGACCACGGACCCGCAGTTGGACCGCGGACGCCGCGGCAGCATCGTGCGCCGCTTTGTCTCCGCGCTGCGCGGGTCGCTGCAGCCCGATGGGGCGCCGTCGTTGCCGGGGAGCGCGTCCCGCGGCGGCATCGTGCTCGTGGAGCTGCCAGATGGCGTGGAGGCGCGGTTGACGGCGGAGGCGATGCATCGCGGCCACCGTGTCGAGGTCGCGAAGGCCTCGGATGTCGCGTCGATTCTTGCGCAGCGCTCGGACACGGCAGTCGTCTCCGTCGCATCGGCGGCGCCCGACGTCCCACTCGACGTCACGTGGGTGGTGCTCCGCGAAGGGGAGGAGGCGGTCCCGTCGCCACGCGAGCGGATGACGGTGGTGGACCTGGGCGCCGACGCCCGCGACGTGATCAGTGTGCTGGAGACGCGCGCCCACGCCTCGCCGCTTGCCGGCAGCACCGTGCTGCTCATCGAGGACGACGAGCACATGGCCGAGTTGCTGCGGATGTTGGGCGAGCGACAGGGGATGTTCGTGGAGGCGCGGGGCAACGCCAGCGGCATCCGGCAGCTCATCGATGATCTGCGGCCCTCGTTGGTGCTGCTGGACATCAACCTGCCGGGCGCCGATGGGTTCGCGGTGACGCGCGACCTCCGCAGCGACGAGCGCTACCGCGAGCTGCCAATCATCATGATGTCTGCGGCGACGGACGTGGAGACGCGGACGGCGGCCTTCGCGGCCGGGGCGGACGACTTCCAGTCCAAGCCCGTCTCGCCCGAGGAGATCATGCGGCGCATTGAGCGCGTGCTGGAGTCGCACCGCCAGCGCTTGATTGCGCGGGGGGTGCATCCGGTGACGGGACTCCTGCTGCCCGACCGTGCGCGGCACGTCCTCGGCGCCACGGTGTCGGCGCAGGCCGCGCGGGCTGAGCCTGTCACCGTCGCGCTGCTCCGGCCTCGTGCCCCGGTGGACGGACTGGGCGTGTCCGCCGCCTGGCACCGCGAGTTGCGCCTGCTTGCCGGCGCGCTGGGCAGCGATGGGGTGCGCCTGGGATTTCGGGATGAGGTGGCGGCGATGGCCGTCTTCGGAATGCCGGCCGACGAGGTGTTCGGCCGTCTCGACGTGCTGGGCGAGGCGGCGGCGCAGGACCTGGTGCCCTGGTGTGCGGGCATCGCCGAGCTCCGCGCGGGCGCCGAGCCCGACATCCTTGCGTTGATGCGTCTGGCCGACGAGGCGTGGCAGTTGGCGCGCGAGCGCGAGCTTTACGCCCACGTGTGGGATGCGACGGATGCGGGGGTGGCGCCGGATGTCGTGGTCGTGGAAGACGACGACGCGCTGGCGGACCTGGTGTCCTTTGCCCTCTCGGCGCGCGGCCTCACCTGGGTGCGCTATGCCGACGGCCCGGCGGCCCTCGCCGGCCTCACGGCGATGCGGGTGCAGGGGCGCAGCCCGATTGTGTTGTTGGACGTGGACCTGCCCGGCCTCGATGGATTCTCGGTGTTCGAGCGCTTGCGCGTGGAGCGCCCGGGCGTGTTCCGCGTCGTGTTTGCGTCGGTGCATGCGACCGAGGCGGACCAACTGCGCGCCATCCGAGCGGGGGCGCTGGACTACCTGGTGAAACCGCTGAGTCTCCGTGTATTGCTGGCCAAGATCGTGGGCTGGCGAGCGGGGGCGATGACACAGTGAACGCGGCGGTCATCTTTGGCGTGATGGCCTTGGTGCAGGCACTGTTCCTCCTGTTCCTGTTCCTGTTCCTGTTGATCCGGCGCCGCTATGACATGGCGCGACGGGCGGCGTTTCTGGCCGGGCAGGCCGAACTCGCCGTTCCGCTCCGGAACTGGATCGTCTCGGGCGCGCACCCTGAGCCGTTGGTCCGCGCCCTCGGCCATCTGCCCTCGGGGACGGCGGTGGGCTACCTGTCGCTGCTGGCGCGGCAGACCATCACGGCGTCGCAGAAGGACGAGCTCTCGCTGGCCCTGCG
This window of the Gemmatimonadaceae bacterium genome carries:
- a CDS encoding tetratricopeptide repeat protein, which translates into the protein MGRSVMRALALGLLLSLAVGGTSRDAAAQVAVGDSLWRLGRVDEAAAAYRKALEQDRNAVRANFRIAQTLAWSSNIDSALVLLRAARERVPDDPDLLFTEATYLSWARRFPESLLRFDSLIVAHPEPDFDYVRVARARVLSWDGRLREAEEGYREVLARQPEDRDARFGLGQVRAWSADLESAAEQFERLLADDPNEVRVLVALGQVRLWETRLASASRLADRAAAQDSGDADLRSLRQAIARQRGLRVDAGQYWSEDSDRNRNQWQTLAARTVVGDGMRLGASLGLLGATDPLRTARRVLGELSLGLPLGRGAATATLGARVLDPPPLTPGGPAPPSRTVLTGRVGLQQRVGAGLTLGAAFARWPFDEIAALVPLELDIDQWEVTADWRATGKLNFTGMLGGLGYSDGNRRTSWAARGTRRFARGVSLGAFVSGFAFAERNTRYFSPPGFVAAELTAGWSHDGPRWSAAVNGGLGGQRIDTLSIQSQWHLDGRVARQWGSRWALELVAGRSTSAAASAVGAYAYSTLGLNLRRTF
- a CDS encoding response regulator is translated as MRLLCADDEPDIRTILELALSLEPSIEAEVLPSGTELLACVKDRRPDAILLDAMMPNLDGYETCRLLKADPETRDIPVVFLTARAQRGEQDSAIELGAVACLTKPFDPLTLAGELLHVLGR
- a CDS encoding response regulator, which gives rise to MPAPKDLTDVLAQLRERYLASSAPTIRAFDDLAAQLERTPDAAEVVQALRRELHRVRGTAGSYGFHETSRLAAALEPVAVRWTTDPQLDRGRRGSIVRRFVSALRGSLQPDGAPSLPGSASRGGIVLVELPDGVEARLTAEAMHRGHRVEVAKASDVASILAQRSDTAVVSVASAAPDVPLDVTWVVLREGEEAVPSPRERMTVVDLGADARDVISVLETRAHASPLAGSTVLLIEDDEHMAELLRMLGERQGMFVEARGNASGIRQLIDDLRPSLVLLDINLPGADGFAVTRDLRSDERYRELPIIMMSAATDVETRTAAFAAGADDFQSKPVSPEEIMRRIERVLESHRQRLIARGVHPVTGLLLPDRARHVLGATVSAQAARAEPVTVALLRPRAPVDGLGVSAAWHRELRLLAGALGSDGVRLGFRDEVAAMAVFGMPADEVFGRLDVLGEAAAQDLVPWCAGIAELRAGAEPDILALMRLADEAWQLARERELYAHVWDATDAGVAPDVVVVEDDDALADLVSFALSARGLTWVRYADGPAALAGLTAMRVQGRSPIVLLDVDLPGLDGFSVFERLRVERPGVFRVVFASVHATEADQLRAIRAGALDYLVKPLSLRVLLAKIVGWRAGAMTQ